The genomic window TGGGCTCCTGAGTAAGAATCATGATAGAAATAAGTAATCTCTAGTAAATGCTGACTTAGCCATTATCTCTCCTAATTCTAAAATAACCCTATGAAATAGTACtatcctccattttacagatgagacaaatGAGGTTTAGTCCAGGACTAGCTCAAATACCCAGTATTCCATGGAGGGCTGTTAGCGAATTGCCAGTTCTTTCAAGCTAAAGAACAGGGTGTCTGCAGGGGTTCCATGTCTGGCTATGTAACAGATCCATctggagaactttttaaaaatacgcattcccaggggtgcctggctggctcagtcagtagagcatgcaactcttggtctcagggtcatgagttcaaaccccacattgggcatagagccatccccaaaaagaaaggaaaaaaaactatattcCCTGGCCCAGGggttctgattcagtgggtctggggtggtgTCGGGATAGGTGTGTTTAACGAGGCACCGCTAAGAGATTTCATCAAAAGTGCTGCTGGAGCAGCATGGGTAGGAAGTGGGGCTGGTGAAGCAAGTGGAACCCAGTCACAGAGCACTGCAAATGCCCAGCTAGAGGTATGGGTTTTATTCTGTGACAGTGGGCACGCTCACCATTTGGTACTTTAGAGACTCTCAGACTTTAGTGTGCACAAGAATCACCTGGGTATGGTATAAATGCAGGTGCTAACTCAGTCAGTCTGGGGAAGGGGCCCAAGATTCTGCAATTCTAACAAGCTTCCAGAGGAAGCTGATACTGTTGCTCCCCAAGCCACACTTTGGGTAGCAAGGCTTCAGGAAGACAATTCCCAAAACATGTTCTGAGAAACATTAATTTTCAAAAGGGGGGTTTAATGGTCAGatgagtttgggaaatgctgtatGCTTAATCCCACAGTGTACAGCAACATCCCTAAGGCCCTGAGAAGTCCCCTGGCAAGGCAGGTTTTAGCCATGGTTTCCAACTTATTTGACCACAGAATTCCTCCCTCATCCccccttatttttttgtttgtttatttatttaagtttattttgagagagagtgtgtgtgcatgaatggggggggggggggaggcaagcagagggtgagggagagaatcccacacaggctcctcatggggcttgatcccacaaaccatgagttcatgccctgagccgaaatcaagagtcagacacttaacttactgagccacccaggtgctctccttcccacccacccccatcccccccacccccccactttttttttttttttagtgtttatttatttttgagagagaaagagacagagcatgagtggggaggggcagagagagagggagacacagaatccaaagcagactccaggctccaagctgtcagcacagagcccaatgcggggctcaaactcacaaactgtgaaatcatgacctgagccgaagttggacgcttaaccgactgagccacccagggaccccgaCCTTTTTTAGTGTAAACATCTTGGGGAAACACTACTAGAGTAATACTAATCCAGGCCCAGGCACTAGATggattaaaatggagaaaatctatgggacacctgggtggctcagttgattaagcatctgactcagttcatgatcttgtggttggtgagtttgagtcctgcaaggagcctgcttgggattatctctctgcctctcccctgccctctctctatctctccctcaaaataaataaaaataaacttaaaatccttctaaaaaaaatcataaaataaaatagtgagtCTGGAGGCAGGAAAGGCAGTGAAGGTTGGGGGCATCATGGGGGTCAGAGAAGGAAGGCATGAGCAGGCTAGTGGAGAGAAGGGACCCGGGGAGGCAATAGGATGAGACAAAAAGACCTGcatggattcaaatcctgggTAACAAGCAGGAGGAGGAATCATGAACAAGGCAAACaagtcgggggcgggggggggcttaGCTTGAGGCATTTAATGGGCAGAGAAgagcagtgtggctggagcaggtgagggaggggaagaaggggcagagcCCTACCATGCAGGGCCGGAAGTGGTAGGCTATGTTCAGGACTCTAGTGGGCCACTGAAGGTTTTTTAAATACAGCAGTGACACGATCTGgtttacatgtttaaaatatgCCTTGGAAAGTGGGTTGCCAGAGGGTGCTAATCGGTAGAATATCTCTGGAAGGAAACCAGACAATGGTAAGAGCAGTCCCCTTTGAAGGCAACAGGGATAAAAGGAGACGCTCTGTTTACAACCTATCCCTTTGTACCTTCTGGATTTTACACTGTGTACATGCATTCCTCACTCATTGAATAAACAAGTAGCTTTTACAGAGTGGCGGAGGCTTGGGAGAACTGTCAGGCAGTCTCTACAGTTGTCCAGGGAAGAGGCAACAGTGGTGACATGGACTaaggtggtggaggtggagggggaagTGGACCACGTCAGGAGACATGATGACAAAGAATCTCGAGGAAGGACTGAACATGGGGGTGAGGGAGTGGGAAGCAGCAAGGATGACTCCTGGAATCGACtaataggatggatggatgaagtgAGGTGGGAAAGACTGGATGAACAGGTTTAGGAGGGAAGATGCAGGTTAGGGAGGAGGGAATGAGCTAGCTATTGGGTGGagagagggcagagcctggggaTACATTTGGTAGTGTCACCCCACAGGGGGTGTGGGAGCTCCAGGACTAGGGGACACTGCTGAGAAGGAGATGTGAGAGAAGTATCTCAGGGTGGTGGGAGCCCTGGGGGCCCCCGAACTGGGGGGTGCGGAGGGCTGCAGGCCATGCAGAAGCTGGCAGAATGTGTCAGGTAGTCCTGACAGTGAGATAGAAGACTGAAGAGGGGTCAATGCCGCTGGGAAGCCCAAGGACAGTGGGTTCCAGGGAGTAGTCTGTGTTCCGGGCAGTGAGCAGGCCCACTGGGAACTCAGAACTGTGTCGGGTGGGTGGGGGCAAGAGCCGAACTACAACGCTGGATTAACGGAAAAGGCCTCTAAGCAGGCTGGGGGCTCacagccctcccccacctcccccccagaCGGAGTGCTTCAACCATGTGCGGTTCCTTCAGCGACTCAATGCCACCCACTTCTATGCATGCGGGACTCACGCCTTCCAGCCTCTCTGTGCAGCCATTGTGAGTAggcctgccccagcccagcccttaTTGCTGCTCCCTGGCCCTGGACCAGTCTGAGCTTGGGCCATGACCCCTGCCTGTCCTCGAGACCACTGACTTCTGGCCTCGTAATCCTCCAGGATGCTGAGGCCTTCACCTTGCCAACAAGCtttgaggaggggaaggagaagtgTCCTTATGACCCAGCCCGTGGCTTCACAGGCCTCATCATCGGTGAGCATgcactcctccccaccctggccccttATCCATCAGCGTGCTCTTTGGGGGACACGGACCTCGTTGCCAGGACTTGCCACTGATACGTGTTATGTGCCTTATTGTATGTGACGTGTCTGTCACGCGTGGCATGCCTGTGCTCCAGATGGAGGCCTCTACACAGCCACACGGTATGAATTCCGGAGCATCCCTGACATCCGCCGAAGCCGCCACCCGCACTCCTTGAGGACTGAGGAGGCTCCGATGCACTGGCTCAATGGTTAGGAGGATGAGGCACAGgatgttggggggcaggggactATTCATCTTTACTCCCTTGGGCAGTTGACATCCCATCCCCAAATTCCCAGGTGAGCCTGTCTATTCCTGAGTGTGGTTGAGTGAGGGGTAGTGGAGGGGATCCCCATCCTGTCTCAGGGGCCACTTGAACTGCCCAACCTGCAGATGCTGAGTTTGTGTTCTCCGTCCTGGTACGGGAGAGCGAGGCCAGTACAGTGGGCGATGACGACAAGGTTTACTACTTCTTCACGGAGCGGGCCACTGACGAGGGCCCCAGCAGCTTCACTCAGAGCCGCAACAGCCACCGTGTGGCCCGTGTGGCCCGTGTGTGCAAGGTGAGTGGCACCAAGTTTGGCCCAAGAGTGTACAAGCGGAACCTCTGACGCTGACCCTGTGCCCTACCTCCCCAGGGAGACCTAGGAGGAAAGAAGATCTTGCAGAAGAAGTGGACCTCCTTCTTAAAGGCGCGTCTAGTCTGCCACATTCCACAGTATGAGATGCTACGTGGTGTCTGCAGCCTGGACACGGACACCTCAGCACGCACACACTTCTATGCGGCCTTCACGCTGACCACACAGTGGTCAGTGCAGGGACAGTGGGGACACAAGGAACTGGGGACAGCCTGAGGCCTGGAGCAGAGGTCAACGAGGAGAAATAGGATCCCTTGTGGGGAGGCTGgctgcagagagagaattccaggcacaTCCAGCTAGCCTGGAGCCAGAGGCCACAGTGGCCTCCTGACCCTTAGGAGAGGCCCTGAGGCCAAGAGCTGGGGTTGGCCAGGGTTAACAGTGAGCTCCAGGctggggcaggtggcaggggggCAGGCTCCACCCAGTGTGGCTCAGGCCCCTCCCCTATGTCCCTTCCTAGGAAGACCCTAGAGGCCTCAGCCATCTGCCGCTACGACCTGGCCGAGGTGCAGGCTGTCTTCGCAGGTCCCTACATGGAATACCAGGACGGTGCCCGGCGCTGGGGCCGCTATGAGGGTGGGGTGCCGGAGCCCCGGCCCGGCTCAGTGAGTGCCCAGGCCTGGGGTCAGTGCTGAGTAGACAGAACccccggggaggggcaggagggcctagccttggggggggggggggaggaggagggcacgCAAGCAGTAGATTCCTGAGGTTCACTGCCTCTGCCCCCCATCCCAGTGCATCACAGATTCATTGCGCACTCGCGGCTACAACTCATCCCAGGATTTGCCATCCCTCGTCTTGGACTTCGTGAAGTTGCACCCACTGATGGCTCGGCCCGTGGTGCCCACACGAGGACGGCCCCTGCTGCTCAAGCGCAGCGTGCGCTATACACACCTCACAGGGACGCCTGTCACCACGCCTGCCGGACCCACCTATGACCTGCTCTTTCTGGGCACAGGTACTTTTGACCCCTGGCTGGGCCCTTTGGTAACTGCTGACCTGGGTCCTTGATCCTCGTTGACCGCTCATCCCCTGAATGACTTTTGATTACAAAATCCTGGTGACCAATGATGTTGATTCTTCAATGAACACTCACTACTGACCCCCAGTGACAACTGGCTCTTGGTACCTGCGGATTCCTGTCACCAGCCACAGTGATATTTGACCCTGATCACTAATGTTTCTGGACCCAACAATTCCTGCCATGACAAGCCCAGAGTTCCCAGCCAGGGAACTGTTCCCAGTCCTGAGTAACTATTACCGGCTGAATCCTTGTCCCTGACGTCCTGGCTCCCAAGCTACTCCCATTAGGCTATTGCAGGGGGCTGAAaacagattccatttctgggttctgacCCTCTGCCCTTTCCATACCAGCTGATGGCTGGATCCACAAGGCCGTGGTGCTGGGTTCTGGGATGCACATTATCGAAGAGACACAAGTGTTCAAGGAGCCCCAGTCTGTGGAAAATCTGGTCATCTCTCCAATGCAGGTAGCCTCTGACCCACTACTTGCCAGAATagggggagggagtgggtggCTGGGCAGTGGCCGTGTGTGTCTGTAGGTGGGAGCTGGGGGTGTTGCCAACCAGCTTTCCTCTCCGGCTCCCAGCACAGCCTTTACGTGGGGGCCCCTAGTGGTGTCATCCAGCTACCACTGTCGAGCTGCTCCCGCTACCGCTCCTGCTATGACTGCATCCTGGCCCGGGACCCCTACTGTGGCTGGGACCCCAGCACCCATGCCTGCATCATAACCAACAGGTCCCAGGGTAGCAGGTAAGAGGTGGTAGGGGTGTGAGGGTCCCGTGTGAACAGGGGATCAGGGCCTGAGGGGAGGAGGCGGGCCTGCTAGctggagggggagtggggggcggtTGCTGGCAACAGCATCATTGACTTCCACTGGGGAAACTAAAGCTCAGTTCCCCTGTTCGTGAGTTTAGGACAGCACTGATACAGGACATAGAGAGAGGAAACCGAGGCTGTGAAGGCAACAAGGACACAGGTAAGTGACAGGCATGGACATGTGTAGGCCCGGCTGCATAGCCTGTCCTCTACATTTACTGTCATTTGCCTGTGCGTGTACGTATCTGAATGGTTGTGTCTGTGTGCTTTCAGCGAGGATGTTCCAGCACAGtgtggcacagagtaagtgctccaCAGACATCTATTGCCCTAAAGGATTATAAATGAGGAGAAAGGCTCATGACATAAAAGTTCTTTTTGTCACACCTGAGCTTATAGCCAAGTGTGTgctggcgggggcgggagggggggcaaTTAAATGATCACACAAGTAATTCTTTCCATTGGTTTTTGCTACAAAAGGAATACTTACAACTATAACAAGGATGTGAAGGACAATGAATACTCCCCTGAGAAAGATCAGATGACTGAGCTGATACCTAAAGGAGGAGCGGAAGTTAATAGTCATACTAACATGTACTGagtacttactctgtgccaggtgctgacCAAACACGTACACACACGATCTCTCTTATGCTCACAGCATTCCCAAGAGAGAGGTGCCACGATCCCTATCCCTATGAGGGGCAATCTCTCTGAGGTACAGGGAGAGTAAGTACACTGCCCAAAGTTAATAAGCTATTAAGTAGTGGGGTCAGAATTCAAACCTGACCCCGAACAGTCTGACTGGAGTTTGTGCTTTTCATTACTTCTGTGCTCTTTCCCCCTGGCCAACCAGcggagggcacagagaggggggtGACATCCAAGCAGAGGGGACAGCAGGCCGATGAGCTTGGGGTGTTTGCCAAGAGGCTGGAGAAGTGGGCAGGGACCATGTTGAGGCAGGGAAGTGGCACAATCAGTGTGGTGTTTTTAAAAGGTTACCCCACTCCTGCATGCAGAATAAATTACATGGGGGCCAGAGTGGGCCAgcagctggggaaggagagaagtgaACAGGGCTGAGATGGATTCTGGAAGCAGAATCCTGGTGAGAATTAGACACgaaggtgaaggagagagagaggcaaggagactCCCCGGTTTCTGACTTAAGCAGCTGAGTAGCTACTGGTGCCATTCACTGTGACAATTCAAGGAAAAGACCTGGTGTAGTTTGGGATGGAGGCTTTGGCCTTAGTTCCTGTGCCATGTTCAAGAGACCTCCTGTGGAGATGCCCTGTGTGTGGAAGATGTTCAGGTCTGTCGATCAGGGGAGAACTCTGTGCTAGAGACTGAGCTTACAAATCATTGGCAGATAGCACGCACTGAAAATCACTGAGATGGGCCAGTGCAAACCTTAAACGGGAACACAAACGCAGGAGACCTCATTCAGTTGTCACCATGATTCCAGATTTGCGCTTGGTGCTAGGGACGTAACAGTGCACCACCTGACCTGCCATCTCCAACGCCCTCCCTCAGATAGACAACACTGACCACTCCtctcaccgccccccctccccacctccagggccaccaccaccactgagAACCCGCTCTGTCCTCCGAGGTGACGATGTTCTCCTGCCCTGTGACCAGCCATCCAACCTGGCCCGGGCCTTGTGGCTGCTCAATGGGAGCATGGGCCTGAATGACGGACAGCATGGCTACCGCGTGGGCGTGGATGGGCTGCTGGTGACAAACATACAGCCTGAGCACAGTGGCAACTATGGCTGCTATGCTGAGGAGAATGGCCTCCGCACCCTGCTGGCCTCCTACA from Acinonyx jubatus isolate Ajub_Pintada_27869175 chromosome D2, VMU_Ajub_asm_v1.0, whole genome shotgun sequence includes these protein-coding regions:
- the SEMA4G gene encoding semaphorin-4G codes for the protein MWGRLWPLFLSFLTASAVPGPSLRRPSRELDAIPRMTIPYEELSRTRHFKGRAQNYSTLLLEESSARLLVGARGALFSLNARDIGDGAHKEIHWEASPEMQSKCHQKGKNNQTECFNHVRFLQRLNATHFYACGTHAFQPLCAAIDAEAFTLPTSFEEGKEKCPYDPARGFTGLIIDGGLYTATRYEFRSIPDIRRSRHPHSLRTEEAPMHWLNDAEFVFSVLVRESEASTVGDDDKVYYFFTERATDEGPSSFTQSRNSHRVARVARVCKGDLGGKKILQKKWTSFLKARLVCHIPQYEMLRGVCSLDTDTSARTHFYAAFTLTTQWKTLEASAICRYDLAEVQAVFAGPYMEYQDGARRWGRYEGGVPEPRPGSCITDSLRTRGYNSSQDLPSLVLDFVKLHPLMARPVVPTRGRPLLLKRSVRYTHLTGTPVTTPAGPTYDLLFLGTADGWIHKAVVLGSGMHIIEETQVFKEPQSVENLVISPMQHSLYVGAPSGVIQLPLSSCSRYRSCYDCILARDPYCGWDPSTHACIITNRSQGSRTALIQDIERGNRGCEGNKDTGPPPPLRTRSVLRGDDVLLPCDQPSNLARALWLLNGSMGLNDGQHGYRVGVDGLLVTNIQPEHSGNYGCYAEENGLRTLLASYSLTVRPATPAPAPQAPAMPGAQLAPDVRLLYVLAIAALGGLCLILASSLLYVACLQGGRRGRRRKYSLGRAGRAGGSAVQLQTVSGQCPGEEDEGDDGEGAGGLEGGCLQIIPGEGAPAPPPPPPPPPPAELTNGLVALPSRLRRMNGNSYVLLRQSNNGVPAGPCSFAEELSRILEKRKHTQLVEHLDESSV